The following coding sequences are from one Bradyrhizobium sp. 200 window:
- a CDS encoding ABC transporter ATP-binding protein, with product MTTLLLDRPQRVAAPVASAVRKRAAASLLTARDLTVRFGDFEALRGVSIDLDTRSIHAVIGPNGAGKTTLFNVISGFTKPTAGQVRLDGADVTAVSPNRLARLGLARSFQICSIFPNLSVADNIRTALALNVRGLQLLRGRSRRDENEARVRHLLDQGGLTGESERRAADLSYGRRRLLEIVTTIAIAPKFLLLDEPTAGLAREDIAPVAALIKTVAASSGVLLVEHNLQVVKSLAAKVTVLAEGSVLCEGSYDEVARDPRVINAYIGAERRG from the coding sequence ATGACAACCCTCCTTCTTGATCGTCCACAGCGGGTAGCCGCGCCGGTTGCTTCGGCCGTTCGAAAGCGCGCCGCCGCATCGCTGCTGACCGCCCGCGACCTGACTGTTCGCTTCGGCGATTTCGAGGCGCTTCGCGGTGTCTCGATCGATCTCGACACAAGGTCGATCCATGCGGTGATCGGGCCCAACGGGGCAGGCAAGACCACGCTATTCAACGTGATCAGCGGCTTTACGAAGCCAACCGCCGGCCAGGTTCGTCTCGACGGCGCGGATGTGACTGCGGTCTCACCGAACCGTCTTGCGCGGCTCGGGCTCGCCCGATCGTTTCAGATATGCTCGATTTTCCCAAATCTCTCCGTCGCCGATAATATCCGCACGGCACTGGCGCTGAACGTGCGGGGTCTGCAGCTCCTGCGCGGCCGTTCGAGACGGGACGAAAACGAAGCGAGGGTCCGGCATCTTCTCGATCAAGGCGGGCTGACGGGCGAAAGCGAACGCCGGGCCGCGGATCTATCCTACGGTCGCCGGCGACTGCTTGAGATCGTCACGACGATCGCGATCGCGCCGAAATTTCTGCTGCTCGACGAGCCGACTGCGGGTCTGGCCCGGGAGGACATCGCGCCTGTCGCAGCCCTGATCAAGACGGTCGCCGCCAGCAGTGGCGTCCTTCTGGTCGAGCACAATCTGCAGGTCGTGAAAAGTCTGGCAGCGAAGGTCACGGTGCTAGCAGAAGGCTCGGTCCTCTGTGAGGGCAGCTACGACGAGGTCGCGCGCGACCCTCGCGTGATCAACGCCTATATCGGGGCCGAGCGTCGTGGCTGA
- a CDS encoding ABC transporter substrate-binding protein, giving the protein MIDQIVSRLRPVLAGAVALVAFGATSTRAEVTLDVLYTTPGTFNALHQELARRFTEAHPDIKVKFRNPVASYEEAAQQILRDQITGRLPDVAFNGINQIGLFVDRGLGAPLDGVAAADGGLAELGYYPALAELGKYKGKLYGLPFAVSTPVLYVNADLLAKAGADVSALPKTWPELLALGKIIEAKAGTAATGLYYQWEQTGNWLFQSLVTSKGGRILKADGCSIAFDDANGMWALKTLEAFGKSGMPNLGLGQARQSFVAGNIAILADSTSYVAAAERQIGGRFQFKTVAFPLAEANGRLPAGGNVAMVFAKDAERLNAAWKYVKFATGPIGQTAMVNSTGYMPGNETAVKTPDLLGAFYARSPNHLTSIQQLPLLTEWTSFPGDNSLKIIEVIKHHIESLVTGKRTAEQVMPELVRDVSNLLPKCG; this is encoded by the coding sequence ATGATTGATCAAATCGTATCCCGGCTTCGTCCGGTGCTCGCCGGAGCCGTTGCCCTCGTGGCGTTTGGCGCGACTTCTACACGGGCAGAGGTCACGCTCGACGTGCTCTACACCACACCCGGTACCTTCAATGCGCTGCATCAGGAATTAGCCAGGCGCTTCACCGAGGCGCACCCCGACATCAAGGTGAAGTTCCGCAATCCCGTAGCGAGCTATGAGGAGGCCGCGCAGCAGATCCTGCGTGACCAGATCACCGGTAGACTGCCGGATGTGGCCTTCAACGGGATCAACCAGATTGGCCTTTTCGTGGATCGGGGATTAGGCGCGCCGCTGGACGGGGTCGCGGCGGCAGACGGTGGGCTTGCCGAACTTGGCTATTACCCGGCGCTTGCGGAACTTGGAAAATACAAAGGCAAGCTCTACGGCCTGCCGTTCGCGGTCTCGACACCGGTGCTCTACGTGAATGCTGATCTGCTCGCCAAGGCCGGCGCCGACGTGTCAGCGCTTCCAAAGACCTGGCCAGAGCTTCTGGCTCTGGGCAAGATCATCGAGGCGAAAGCGGGAACTGCGGCTACCGGCTTGTATTATCAGTGGGAGCAAACCGGAAACTGGTTGTTCCAGTCGTTAGTAACGAGCAAAGGCGGCCGTATTCTCAAAGCCGACGGGTGCAGCATCGCCTTCGATGACGCAAACGGCATGTGGGCGCTGAAGACGCTCGAAGCTTTCGGCAAATCGGGCATGCCGAATCTCGGGCTCGGTCAGGCTCGACAATCATTCGTCGCTGGCAACATCGCGATACTTGCGGACTCCACATCCTATGTGGCCGCGGCCGAGCGGCAGATCGGTGGTCGCTTCCAGTTCAAAACCGTCGCGTTCCCGCTTGCCGAAGCCAACGGGCGCCTTCCTGCAGGCGGAAACGTCGCTATGGTTTTTGCAAAGGATGCCGAACGCCTGAATGCCGCTTGGAAATATGTGAAGTTCGCCACCGGGCCGATCGGCCAGACCGCGATGGTCAATTCCACCGGCTATATGCCCGGCAACGAGACCGCCGTGAAGACGCCGGACCTGCTCGGCGCTTTTTACGCAAGAAGCCCCAATCACCTGACCAGTATCCAGCAATTGCCGCTGCTGACGGAATGGACATCTTTTCCAGGCGATAATTCGCTGAAAATTATTGAGGTGATCAAGCACCATATAGAGAGCCTGGTGACGGGCAAGCGTACGGCGGAGCAGGTCATGCCTGAGCTGGTACGAGATGTGTCCAATCTTCTGCCAAAGTGCGGCTAG
- a CDS encoding branched-chain amino acid ABC transporter permease: MVPVLAAAAALLALPMLLYPVYLMKIFCFTIFAASFNFLLGFAGIMSFGQAALFGTSAYLTAHAAREWALPPEAAISVGIAAALVLGIVMGIFAIRRRGIYQAMITLAIAQMVYFVYVQASFTHGEDGIQSVPRGMLLGLIDLRNDTNVYWLSAAAMLGVLFGLRRLINSPFGMMLIAIRDNERRALSLGHNVDAYKLAAFGIAAFCAGVAGSMSAIVFQLATLSGVHWHLSGEAVLMALIGGIGTFGGPLIGAAVLVTMQHFLSPFGAWIVAIQGAVFVLCVLLFRDGLLPHAQALAANLRRQDATSKTARAPQAMEAIGQ; the protein is encoded by the coding sequence ATGGTGCCGGTGCTCGCCGCCGCCGCCGCGCTATTGGCGCTACCGATGCTGCTCTATCCCGTCTATCTGATGAAGATCTTCTGCTTCACCATCTTCGCCGCTTCATTCAACTTCCTGCTGGGGTTTGCCGGCATCATGTCCTTTGGCCAGGCGGCCTTGTTCGGTACGTCGGCCTATCTCACGGCGCATGCGGCAAGGGAGTGGGCGCTACCACCGGAAGCCGCGATCAGCGTCGGGATAGCGGCGGCGCTCGTTCTCGGAATAGTCATGGGCATCTTTGCGATCAGGCGCCGGGGCATCTATCAGGCCATGATCACACTGGCGATCGCGCAGATGGTCTATTTTGTCTATGTGCAGGCTAGCTTCACCCATGGCGAGGACGGCATCCAGTCAGTCCCCCGCGGCATGTTGCTGGGGTTGATCGATCTTCGCAACGACACCAATGTCTACTGGCTCAGCGCCGCCGCCATGCTCGGCGTGCTGTTCGGCCTGCGCCGCCTGATCAACTCCCCGTTCGGGATGATGTTGATCGCCATTCGCGACAATGAACGCCGCGCCCTGTCGCTGGGGCACAATGTCGACGCATATAAACTCGCTGCATTCGGCATTGCGGCCTTCTGCGCCGGCGTCGCCGGCTCCATGAGTGCCATCGTCTTCCAATTGGCCACCTTGTCCGGCGTGCATTGGCATCTCTCGGGCGAAGCCGTTCTGATGGCGTTGATCGGCGGAATCGGCACATTCGGCGGGCCTCTCATTGGTGCCGCCGTGCTGGTGACGATGCAGCATTTCCTGTCGCCCTTCGGTGCCTGGATCGTGGCAATTCAGGGAGCCGTCTTTGTTCTTTGCGTCCTGCTGTTTCGCGACGGGTTATTGCCCCATGCCCAAGCACTCGCTGCAAATCTTCGCCGGCAAGATGCAACGTCGAAGACCGCGCGGGCTCCGCAGGCAATGGAGGCTATCGGCCAATGA
- a CDS encoding ABC transporter ATP-binding protein yields the protein MADAVSLRLSHVQAWYGDSQALFGVGFAVRPGEVTCLVGRNGAGKTTILRAIMGLLPRQTGSIILSGREASGMRPYQRTRFGIGYCPEERAIFSSLTVDENLALPPSVSAAGMAKADIFALFPNLRTRGRHYGDQLSGGEQQMLAIGRILRTGAQTLLLDEPTEGLAPVVVRQIEHALIELKRRGYTILLVEQNLDFVLHLADRVVAIENGAVVDDLETGGGEHVKARLLERLAL from the coding sequence GTGGCTGATGCGGTTTCGCTGCGCCTCTCGCACGTGCAGGCGTGGTATGGCGATTCTCAGGCGCTGTTCGGCGTTGGCTTCGCGGTTCGGCCGGGCGAGGTCACCTGTCTGGTCGGCCGCAACGGCGCGGGTAAGACAACCATTCTTCGCGCCATCATGGGTTTACTGCCGCGACAAACCGGCAGCATTATCTTGTCCGGGCGCGAAGCGAGCGGAATGCGCCCATATCAGCGTACGCGCTTCGGCATCGGCTATTGTCCCGAGGAGCGGGCGATCTTCTCCAGCCTCACCGTCGATGAGAATCTTGCTCTTCCTCCATCGGTCAGCGCCGCGGGCATGGCCAAGGCCGATATCTTCGCGCTGTTCCCGAATCTTCGCACAAGGGGGCGCCACTACGGCGACCAGCTCAGCGGCGGCGAGCAGCAGATGCTCGCGATCGGCCGGATCTTGCGCACGGGCGCGCAGACGCTTCTTCTCGATGAACCCACCGAGGGACTGGCACCAGTCGTCGTCAGGCAGATCGAGCATGCGCTGATCGAACTCAAGCGCCGCGGCTACACGATCCTGCTTGTGGAACAGAACCTCGACTTCGTCCTGCATCTCGCCGATCGGGTGGTGGCGATCGAAAACGGTGCGGTTGTGGACGACCTCGAAACCGGAGGCGGCGAGCATGTCAAGGCTCGGCTCCTCGAACGTCTTGCGCTGTGA
- a CDS encoding ABC transporter ATP-binding protein codes for MAEIELRHIEKSYGETAVVKGVSLSIRDGEFLTLVGPSGCGKSTLLRIIAGLEAQDSGEVVVGGRCVDDKRPKERDVAMVFQSYALYPHLSVFDNLALPLRTRRLGFAQRLPFVGRALPGRGGIEKAIRAEIEQAASMLDIAHLLHRKPGQLSGGQRQRVALGRAMVRHPAVFLMDEPLSNLDAKLRVQMRAEITALHRRLGVTFVYVTHDQAEAMTMSDRVAVMTAGELLQVGQPEQLYRDPQDLRVAEMIGSPKINVVSCAHWISLGASLPSGVHDNTTHLAFRPEAVEIAAPGDRRLNGVVASVENLGSDIFLNVALADGCGTVVVRTHPDGSRCEPGRPVGLQIDPARLLQFDGAGMRLRQAEQVEAAA; via the coding sequence ATGGCTGAGATCGAACTCCGCCACATCGAGAAGAGCTATGGCGAAACCGCTGTTGTGAAAGGCGTGTCGCTGAGCATTCGCGATGGGGAGTTTCTTACCCTGGTGGGCCCCTCCGGATGCGGGAAATCGACGTTGCTGCGGATCATCGCCGGGCTGGAGGCGCAGGATAGCGGCGAAGTCGTGGTAGGCGGCCGCTGCGTCGACGACAAGCGTCCCAAGGAGCGCGACGTCGCCATGGTATTCCAGTCTTACGCGCTCTATCCCCATCTTAGCGTATTCGACAATCTCGCCTTGCCACTGCGGACGCGGCGCCTGGGCTTTGCCCAGCGGCTGCCATTTGTGGGCCGCGCGTTGCCGGGACGCGGCGGCATTGAAAAGGCGATCCGCGCCGAGATCGAGCAGGCAGCTTCCATGCTCGACATCGCCCATCTGCTGCACCGCAAGCCGGGTCAGCTTTCTGGCGGCCAGCGCCAGCGCGTCGCGCTGGGCCGCGCGATGGTGCGGCATCCCGCAGTGTTCCTGATGGACGAGCCGCTGTCTAACCTCGATGCCAAGTTGCGGGTGCAGATGCGCGCAGAAATTACCGCGCTGCATCGTCGTCTGGGCGTCACCTTTGTGTACGTCACGCACGATCAGGCAGAAGCGATGACGATGTCCGATCGCGTCGCCGTGATGACGGCCGGCGAACTGCTTCAGGTCGGCCAACCGGAGCAGCTCTATCGCGACCCACAGGACCTGCGGGTCGCCGAGATGATCGGAAGCCCAAAGATCAACGTTGTTTCTTGCGCCCATTGGATATCTCTGGGTGCGTCGCTTCCTTCAGGCGTTCATGACAACACGACGCACCTTGCGTTTCGTCCAGAGGCCGTCGAAATAGCCGCGCCTGGGGATAGAAGACTCAATGGCGTCGTCGCCAGCGTCGAGAATCTTGGCTCCGACATCTTCCTGAACGTGGCGCTTGCAGATGGATGCGGCACCGTCGTCGTGCGCACGCATCCCGACGGATCGCGTTGCGAACCGGGCCGTCCGGTCGGCCTTCAGATCGACCCGGCTCGCTTGCTGCAATTTGACGGCGCGGGCATGCGCCTGCGCCAGGCCGAGCAGGTTGAGGCCGCAGCGTGA
- a CDS encoding sugar ABC transporter permease, with protein MAKRSGEHGFGWLAVSPALLLLIGLLFGPVAAVVLFSLTDWQLGSLAFHFIGIANFRALFTDPTFWKALSNSLVYAAIVVPGTVLLGLVVALLIEASPGLRGFYRAAHFLPVMSTMSAMAIVWGTMLHPTIGLVNRALGAMGISGVNWLRDERTALLAVALIGIWQGFGFAMVLFVSGLKAVPEQLYDAAAVDGADGVLDRLRYVTLPMLGPVIMFVVILTAKRSFEVFDSVRVLTQGGPNYASEVLLHRFYTESFDFLRMGYGAALTVVYLAIVVLLTLTQARLLERRVHYS; from the coding sequence TTGGCGAAGAGATCGGGAGAGCACGGGTTTGGCTGGCTCGCCGTATCGCCGGCACTGCTGCTGCTGATCGGCCTTCTGTTTGGTCCGGTTGCGGCGGTGGTGCTCTTCTCCCTGACGGACTGGCAGCTCGGATCACTTGCTTTCCATTTCATCGGTATCGCGAACTTCAGGGCGCTGTTCACGGACCCGACCTTCTGGAAGGCACTGAGCAATTCGCTGGTTTATGCGGCCATCGTCGTACCGGGCACGGTGCTGCTCGGTCTCGTCGTGGCTCTGCTCATCGAAGCCAGTCCCGGCCTGCGTGGTTTCTACAGGGCCGCGCACTTTCTTCCTGTGATGTCCACAATGTCAGCCATGGCGATCGTGTGGGGCACCATGCTGCATCCGACGATCGGCCTCGTGAACCGCGCTCTGGGCGCGATGGGGATTTCCGGGGTGAACTGGCTTAGGGACGAGCGTACGGCGCTACTCGCTGTTGCCTTGATCGGCATATGGCAAGGCTTCGGTTTCGCCATGGTGCTGTTCGTATCCGGCCTCAAGGCCGTTCCGGAGCAGCTCTACGACGCAGCCGCTGTTGACGGCGCCGACGGCGTTCTGGACCGGCTGCGTTACGTGACGTTGCCCATGCTGGGACCGGTCATCATGTTCGTCGTCATCCTGACGGCGAAACGGTCCTTCGAGGTCTTCGACAGCGTTCGGGTCCTGACCCAGGGCGGGCCGAACTATGCGTCCGAGGTGCTGCTGCATCGGTTCTACACGGAGAGCTTCGATTTCCTGCGCATGGGTTATGGCGCAGCGCTCACCGTGGTTTACCTCGCAATCGTTGTGCTGCTTACGCTGACACAGGCGCGGCTGCTCGAACGGCGGGTCCATTATTCATGA
- a CDS encoding alkaline phosphatase family protein, with amino-acid sequence MPRAILVILDGLRRDLVTPQTTPRLAAFSARSEQFAAHRTVFPSCTRVVSASLATGCHPARHGLQGNTMALMENGRLVRHDAGRPDFLQHKRRVTGRALAVPTLAERLTDSGGAIIFSNVSPGAAYAHDPDGFGRVYHRAGSFGRDRVPLPEDEQLRVTLDVEGDRAMTERFIREAVLPPSDPPALAVLWLGEPDATQHALPMGSPGHLAVLQEADRNAGRVMDAVATLADKDDVLLLIGSDHGHQTVTGVIDIDEELVTAGLKESLESTDVVVASNGTSALLYVHPDFVARTPLVGDFLANQEWAETVLDGSALASVGQGRDHGLAFAVSMRAGDEPNAYGVAGTSLVAERAGGKADILGSGQHGGLGSGEQSPFLMVDGAGFSRGVARQEPSCIIDIAPTILTHLGLRASGMDGRPLQAVRGGRNG; translated from the coding sequence ATGCCTCGTGCCATCCTCGTCATCCTCGACGGACTGCGCCGCGATCTCGTGACGCCGCAGACCACGCCCCGTCTTGCCGCCTTCTCCGCCCGCTCGGAGCAGTTCGCCGCCCATCGCACGGTGTTTCCGTCCTGCACGCGGGTGGTCTCGGCGAGCCTGGCGACTGGTTGCCATCCGGCGCGCCACGGCTTGCAGGGCAACACCATGGCGCTGATGGAAAACGGCCGCCTCGTTCGGCACGATGCGGGTCGCCCCGACTTCCTCCAGCACAAGCGGCGCGTCACCGGCCGCGCGCTGGCCGTGCCGACTTTGGCCGAGCGCTTAACGGACAGCGGCGGCGCCATCATCTTCAGCAACGTTTCGCCAGGAGCGGCCTATGCGCACGATCCGGATGGATTTGGGCGGGTCTATCATCGCGCCGGATCGTTCGGCCGCGACCGCGTCCCGCTACCGGAGGACGAGCAGCTTCGCGTCACGCTGGATGTAGAAGGCGACCGGGCAATGACCGAACGCTTCATCCGCGAAGCGGTGTTGCCTCCGTCTGATCCTCCTGCGCTTGCGGTGCTGTGGCTCGGCGAGCCGGACGCCACGCAGCACGCCTTACCCATGGGATCGCCCGGTCATCTTGCGGTGTTGCAAGAGGCGGACCGCAATGCCGGGCGCGTCATGGACGCGGTGGCCACGCTCGCCGACAAGGACGATGTCCTCCTTCTGATAGGATCAGATCACGGCCATCAGACGGTCACCGGCGTCATCGACATCGACGAAGAACTGGTCACCGCCGGACTGAAGGAGAGCCTTGAATCAACCGACGTGGTCGTCGCCTCGAACGGCACCTCCGCGCTGCTCTACGTCCATCCGGATTTCGTTGCGCGCACGCCGTTGGTCGGCGACTTCCTCGCCAATCAGGAATGGGCGGAAACCGTCCTCGATGGCAGCGCGCTGGCGTCGGTGGGGCAGGGCCGGGATCACGGCCTCGCTTTTGCGGTCTCCATGCGCGCGGGCGATGAGCCCAATGCCTACGGCGTAGCCGGCACCAGCCTCGTCGCGGAGCGTGCCGGTGGCAAGGCAGATATCCTTGGCAGCGGCCAGCACGGCGGCCTCGGTTCGGGTGAGCAATCGCCCTTTCTCATGGTCGACGGCGCCGGTTTCAGCCGTGGCGTAGCAAGGCAGGAGCCTTCCTGCATCATCGACATCGCGCCAACCATTCTTACGCATCTCGGGCTTCGCGCCTCCGGAATGGATGGACGTCCGCTCCAGGCCGTTCGGGGTGGCCGCAATGGCTGA
- the phnA gene encoding phosphonoacetate hydrolase, translating into MNKPDRILTAAASDRDERLPVRVNGRAYAWPKHAAVVICFDGCDPAYIDAASAAGAIPAIDRMRREGFSASALAAMPTFTNPNNVSIVCGVAPAVHGVSGNFYLDRVTGAEIMMVDATPVRAPTILAAFSQAGAKVAAVTAKDKLRKALGHGLDGIAFSAEKADEATDAENGISAIGALVGRGAPDQYSADLSLFVLDAGIRLLETRRPNLIYLSLSDYVQHKHAPDAPEAIAFMRAVDQRLASLVALGACLGIVADHGMNDMAHLSGEPNVVYLGDLLDAAFGAGATRVICPITDPFVRHHGALGGFVRVHLQRTEPSSTTVLNFIRQIPGVCMAISREEACLRFELPEDREGDIAVVGRSGVALGAHARDHDISQLAGERLRSHGGLAEQVVPFILSHPLKAGRVEGGAGKPLRNYDVFSVLLNDVKV; encoded by the coding sequence ATGAACAAGCCTGATCGAATCCTGACCGCTGCCGCGTCCGATCGCGATGAGAGACTTCCGGTGAGAGTGAACGGGCGCGCCTATGCGTGGCCGAAACATGCGGCTGTGGTCATCTGTTTCGACGGCTGCGATCCAGCCTATATCGATGCTGCCAGCGCCGCCGGGGCCATCCCTGCCATCGACCGGATGCGGCGCGAAGGCTTCTCCGCCTCTGCGCTTGCGGCAATGCCGACATTTACCAATCCCAACAACGTGTCCATTGTCTGCGGAGTGGCGCCCGCCGTTCACGGTGTCTCCGGCAATTTCTATCTCGACCGCGTCACCGGCGCAGAAATCATGATGGTCGATGCTACACCCGTGCGCGCGCCGACTATTCTGGCAGCGTTCTCGCAAGCGGGAGCCAAGGTTGCCGCCGTTACGGCCAAGGACAAGCTGCGCAAGGCGCTCGGTCATGGGCTCGACGGCATCGCTTTCTCTGCCGAGAAAGCCGACGAGGCGACCGATGCGGAGAACGGCATCTCCGCAATCGGTGCGCTGGTAGGGCGTGGAGCGCCAGACCAGTATTCCGCCGATCTTTCCTTATTCGTGCTCGATGCCGGAATCCGCCTGCTTGAAACCCGCCGGCCAAACCTGATTTATCTGTCGCTTTCCGACTATGTGCAGCACAAGCATGCGCCGGATGCTCCCGAAGCGATCGCCTTCATGCGTGCGGTGGACCAGCGGCTCGCAAGCTTGGTCGCGCTCGGCGCCTGCCTCGGGATCGTCGCCGACCACGGCATGAACGACATGGCCCACCTGAGCGGCGAGCCGAACGTCGTCTATCTTGGCGACCTCTTGGATGCCGCCTTCGGTGCGGGCGCAACCCGCGTCATCTGCCCGATCACCGATCCCTTCGTGCGTCACCATGGCGCTCTGGGCGGTTTTGTCCGTGTCCATCTGCAACGGACGGAGCCTTCCAGCACCACGGTGTTGAACTTCATTCGGCAGATTCCCGGCGTCTGTATGGCCATTTCGCGTGAGGAAGCGTGCCTGCGCTTCGAATTGCCGGAAGATCGCGAAGGTGACATCGCCGTGGTGGGAAGGTCGGGCGTCGCCCTCGGCGCCCATGCCCGCGACCACGACATTTCTCAGCTCGCGGGCGAGCGGCTGCGTTCTCACGGCGGGCTCGCCGAACAGGTGGTGCCGTTCATCCTCTCTCACCCGCTGAAGGCCGGACGGGTTGAGGGCGGGGCAGGGAAGCCGCTCCGCAACTACGATGTCTTTTCGGTCCTGCTCAACGATGTGAAAGTCTGA
- a CDS encoding amidase, whose product MNDVSDTRRLALVSNSKRLNELSARTIVSAIRDRRLTAISVMEACLERIAVREPQVKAWSFLDADLARERARQADEWQAAGFPLGPLHGLPLGVKDVFDTSDMPSEYGSGSLRGRRPTEDADAVSMLHGAGALIVGKTSTSEFGMYHPSPTHNPLDLSRSPGVSSAGSAAAVVDHMVPLALGTQHTASTTLPASFCGAFAFKPSFGFTSMRGSNVLVPRMAHVGLLARSIDDLALFAGAFDRQLTEVEALQHPPRLALVRGPGWDMVSPDACQALNRLVAGLPAAAAEVDLPREFDMALEVVLGLLNAHLAHRFGALPEETFRSFCPPLQEGIVAGRALSAANYLELEAMANRLTALAAGLFYDHDALITLSAPGEATRLEQGPGSGAMSMPWSLCGLPTMSLPLLRGMNGMPIGVQLVGFPRGDRNLLRVAAWLTDAAILND is encoded by the coding sequence ATGAATGACGTATCAGATACCCGGAGGCTGGCGCTCGTTTCGAACAGCAAGCGATTGAACGAATTGTCGGCTCGCACGATCGTCAGTGCGATCCGCGATCGCCGGCTAACGGCGATATCCGTGATGGAAGCCTGCCTGGAGCGGATTGCTGTTCGCGAACCGCAGGTGAAGGCCTGGAGTTTCCTCGATGCCGATCTGGCGCGGGAACGCGCGCGGCAGGCGGACGAATGGCAGGCGGCGGGATTCCCGCTCGGCCCGCTGCATGGTCTGCCGCTCGGCGTGAAGGATGTCTTCGATACCAGCGACATGCCGTCCGAATACGGCAGTGGAAGTTTGCGTGGGCGTCGGCCAACGGAAGACGCGGATGCCGTCAGCATGCTGCACGGGGCCGGGGCACTCATCGTCGGCAAGACCAGCACGTCCGAATTCGGAATGTATCACCCCAGTCCGACCCATAATCCGCTGGATCTGTCGCGCTCACCGGGCGTGTCGTCGGCGGGGTCCGCGGCGGCCGTCGTCGATCACATGGTTCCATTGGCGCTCGGCACCCAGCACACAGCATCCACAACGCTGCCGGCTTCATTTTGCGGCGCGTTCGCCTTCAAGCCGTCGTTTGGTTTCACGAGCATGCGAGGATCGAACGTGCTTGTCCCGCGTATGGCGCATGTAGGCCTGCTGGCGCGCTCCATCGACGACCTCGCGCTGTTTGCCGGAGCATTCGATCGTCAGCTCACAGAGGTCGAAGCGCTGCAACATCCGCCCAGGCTCGCTTTGGTCCGCGGGCCGGGCTGGGACATGGTAAGTCCTGACGCGTGTCAAGCTCTCAATCGTTTGGTCGCCGGCCTGCCTGCAGCCGCGGCGGAGGTCGATCTTCCGCGTGAATTCGATATGGCGCTTGAAGTTGTGCTGGGCCTTCTCAACGCTCATCTGGCACATCGTTTCGGTGCCCTGCCGGAGGAAACGTTCCGCAGCTTCTGCCCTCCACTGCAGGAGGGCATTGTTGCCGGGCGCGCGTTGAGCGCCGCAAATTATCTCGAACTCGAGGCCATGGCCAATCGGCTCACGGCTCTGGCCGCAGGATTGTTCTATGATCATGACGCGTTGATCACGCTCTCTGCGCCAGGAGAGGCCACGCGCCTTGAGCAGGGGCCGGGCTCTGGCGCCATGTCCATGCCCTGGAGCCTGTGCGGATTACCGACCATGTCGCTGCCGCTGCTGCGCGGGATGAATGGCATGCCGATCGGCGTTCAGCTCGTTGGTTTCCCGCGGGGCGACCGCAATCTTCTGCGCGTGGCGGCGTGGCTCACAGATGCTGCAATCCTCAACGACTGA
- a CDS encoding carbohydrate ABC transporter permease yields the protein MIARFPDRRFAGRVARHAFLILTAAFALLPFLWMVSLSLKPPEEIFQADFHLWPTAFHGVENYRVALTAAPMFRFLLNGLLVCTAIFALQLLVCIPCAYALAKLRFRGRDTLFSAVLVGLLLPPQALAIPHFVLLNVFGLLDTYAALILPWAISTFGIFLLRQFFRSIPDEIIHAARLDGLGEFEIIWRIMIPMTAPALAAFGIFSVVAHWNDLFWPLIAVRRAEISTPALGILLFRDDEAGQFLGPLMAGAVIIVAPLLVAFLIAQRRFIDGLAVTTMK from the coding sequence ATGATCGCCCGCTTTCCAGATCGGCGGTTCGCTGGCCGGGTCGCTCGGCACGCTTTCCTCATTCTCACTGCGGCCTTTGCGCTGTTGCCGTTCTTGTGGATGGTGAGCCTGTCGCTCAAACCGCCGGAAGAGATATTCCAGGCCGATTTCCACCTTTGGCCGACGGCCTTTCATGGGGTCGAGAACTACCGCGTCGCGCTGACTGCGGCGCCGATGTTCCGCTTCTTGCTAAACGGGTTGCTGGTGTGCACGGCGATCTTCGCGCTGCAGCTCCTGGTCTGCATTCCCTGTGCCTATGCACTTGCGAAGCTGCGGTTTCGCGGCAGGGACACCTTGTTCTCCGCGGTGCTGGTCGGCCTGCTGCTGCCGCCTCAAGCTCTGGCCATTCCGCATTTCGTCTTGTTGAACGTGTTTGGGCTCCTGGACACCTATGCCGCGCTGATCCTGCCATGGGCGATCTCTACCTTCGGCATTTTCCTGCTTCGGCAATTCTTTCGGTCCATACCCGATGAGATCATTCACGCAGCGCGCCTTGATGGGCTCGGCGAATTCGAGATCATCTGGCGTATCATGATCCCCATGACCGCTCCGGCGCTCGCTGCCTTTGGCATCTTCTCGGTCGTGGCCCATTGGAACGACTTATTCTGGCCGCTCATCGCGGTTCGTCGCGCGGAGATTTCCACGCCCGCGCTCGGCATTCTGCTCTTCCGCGACGATGAAGCCGGGCAATTCCTCGGTCCACTGATGGCCGGCGCCGTGATTATCGTAGCCCCACTCCTTGTTGCATTCCTGATCGCGCAGCGCCGCTTCATCGACGGCCTCGCTGTAACGACCATGAAGTAA